A region of Carassius auratus strain Wakin chromosome 41, ASM336829v1, whole genome shotgun sequence DNA encodes the following proteins:
- the LOC113059580 gene encoding zinc finger BED domain-containing protein 1-like, with amino-acid sequence MFSQDCPTRWGTKQKMVARILEQVPAIRQVLMDDRRSQNLILMWQDIEVLESINAALKKVADFTDALSSEKTVTASSVKPVLQLLTEDLLLPTDEDTELTRNMKKKMVGVLKDKYSAPATQQLLAKASFIDPRHKDINPRDDVKEALLEEMLAMPEERRDIRDGEAAMSAAAAGEGEGESAPSSPPKKKKKKNLADLLGMRRAQSSNPVPKRIRADTEVTRYLQEEALDLHSDPLAWWRDNQARFPLLSKVARKYMSICATSTPSERVFSAAGNIVTPLRSSLKPDNVNMLVFLSRNMKTEK; translated from the coding sequence atgttttcacagGATTGTCCTACCAGGTGGGGCACTAAGCAGAAAATGGTTGCGCGCATTCTTGAGCAAGTCCCAGCCATTAGGCAGGTGTTGATGGATGACCGGCGCAGCCAAAATTTGATACTGATGTGGCAGGACATCGAAGTCCTCGAGTCCATTAATGCAGCGCTGAAGAAGGTTGCGGATTTTACAGATGCGCTGTCTTCCGAGAAGACCGTTACAGCGTCTTCTGTTAAACCAGTCCTACAGTTATTAACTGAGGATCTTTTGCTCCCAACCGATGAAGATACGGAGTTGACgcgcaacatgaaaaaaaaaatggttggagTCTTGAAAGACAAATATAGTGCACCTGCAACACAGCAACTATTGGCAAAGGCCTCATTCATTGACCCAAGACACAAGGACATCAACCCACGAGATGACGTTAAAGAAGCGCTCCTGGAGGAGATGCTGGCAATGCCCGAAGAGCGGCGTGATATCAGGGATGGAGAAGCTGCAATGAGTGCCGCTGCGGCTGGAGAGGGAGAAGGAGAAAGTGCGCCATCttctcctccaaaaaaaaaaaaaaaaaagaatcttgcgGACCTGCTTGGAATGAGAAGAGCACAATCCTCCAATCCGGTTCCAAAAAGAATCCGTGCAGACACTGAAGTCACAAGGTATTTGCAGGAGGAAGCCCTCGATTTGCACTCTGATCCGCTTGCCTGGTGGCGGGATAATCAGGCTCGATTCCCTCTTCTGTCAAAAGTGGCCAGAAAATATATGTCTATATGCGCTACGAGCACTCCATCGGAGCGTGTATTCAGTGCGGCTGGCAACATCGTCACCCCGTTAAGATCCTCGCTGAAACCTGACAACGTTAACATGTTGGTTTTCCTGTCACGCAACATGAAGAcggaaaaataa